Below is a genomic region from Hydrogenothermus marinus.
ACTCTTGCAGATAGATTAATGGAATTTTGTAATGCAATTACCGAAAGAGAAAAAGAAGACCAACTTCTTGATACTTTAGAAATAGAAAAAGAAAGAGGAATTACAATAAAACTTCAAGCTATAAGATTAAACTATAAAGCTAAAGATGGTGAAAACTATATATTACATCTTATAGATACACCGGGGCATGTTGATTTTGGATATGAAGTTTCACGTTCTCTTACTGCTTGTGAAGGAGCATTACTTTTAATAGATGCAACTCAAGGAATAGAAGCTCAAACTTTGGCTACATTTTGGCAGGCTTTAAATTTAGATTTAGAGATAATACCTGTAATTAATAAAATAGATTTACCTTCTGCAGATGTAGATAGAATTAAAAGACAGATAGAAGATGTTTTAGGTTTAGATCCAGAAGAAGCAATATTAGCATCTGGTAAAGCAGGGATTGGTATAGAAGAAATTCTGGAAGCAATTGTTAAAAAAATTCCCCATCCAAAAGGAGATGAAAGTAAACCATTAAAAGCTTTAATTTTTGATTCTTATTATGATCCATATAGAGGAGCAGTTGCATTTATAAGGGTTTTTGATGGAGAAATTAAAAAAGGCACAAAGATAAGATTAATGTCAACAGGCAAAGAGTTTGAAGTTACAGAAGTAGGAGCACAAATGCCAAAAATGACTGCATTAGATTCTTTAAAAGCAGGCGATGTTGGATATGTTGCTGCATCTATAAAAGATGTGAAAGATATTAGAGTTGGAGATACAATTACAGATGCTAAAAATCCAACACCTGAGCCAATTCCCGGATTTAGACCAGCAAAACCTATGGTATATGCAGGACTTTATCCTACAGGCTCAACAACTTTTGAAGATATGAGAGATGCCCTTGAAAAATACTCAATAAATGATGCTGCATTAACTTATGAAGTTGAAAGCTCACCAGCTTTAGGACTTGGATTTAGATGTGGATTTTTAGGACTTCTTCATATGGAAATAGTACAAGAAAGACTTGAAAGAGAATATGATATAGAGCTTATAACTACTGCTCCAAATGTTATTTATAAAGTAAAACTAAAAACAGGAGAAGAAATAGAAGTAAGAAATCCTTCTCAACTTCCAGACATATCTAAAATACAAGCTATATTAGAGCCTTATATAGAGGCAGATATAATATCTCCTTCTGAATATATTGGAGCTATTATGCAACTTGTTCAAGAAAAAAGAGGTATTCAAAAAGGCTTTGATTATTTAGATAAAAATACAGCCCATTTAAGATATGAAATACCTATGGCAGAAGTTTTATTTGATTTTCATGATAAACTAAAAACTGCTACAAGAGGATATGCATCATTTGATTATGATTTTATTGGATATAAAGAAGGAGATTTGGTAAAGATTGATATAAAAATAAATGGAGAACCTGTAGATGCTCTTTCTTTTATAGTTCATAAAGATAAAGCTTATAGAGTAGGTAGAAATATAGTAGATAAAATGAAAGAAGTTATACCAAAACAACTTTTTGAAGTTAGAATTCAAGCAACAATTGGTTCAAAAGTAATAGCATCTGCCAAAATAGCACCTTTAAGAAGAGATGTTCTTGCAAAATGTTATGGTGGTGATGTAACAAGAAAGAAAAAACTTCTTGAAAAGCAGAAAGAAGGTAAAAAAAGAATGAAACAATTTGGAAAGGTAGAACTTCCTCAAGAAGCATTTTTAAGTATATTAAAAGCAGACTAATGGATAATATTGATAAAAAGATAATTCAGTTAACAAAGGAAAAAACTATTTCAGGAGAAACCCTTTCCTCTTTTTTTGGAATTTCAAGAACTGCCATTTGGAAAAGAATAAAAAAATTAGAAAAATTAGGATATAAATTTTCCCATTTAAAAGAAGGATATAAACTTATTTTAACCTCTCCATATCTTTTAGAAACTGAAATAAAACCATTTATAAAAACAAGATTAATAGGAAAAGAATATATATTCTTTGAAGAAATAGATTCAACAAATATTTATGCAAAAGAAAATAATCTAAATGAAGGAACAGTTATAGTTGCTGAAACTCAAACAAAAGGAAAAGGTAGAAAAGGAAGAAAATGGATATCTACTAAAGGAAAAGGATTATATTTTTCTACTGTTTTAAAACCAGAAATTAATATAAATCAGCTTTTAAGATTTTCTTTAATTTTTCCATATTCAGTATATGAAACTATAAAGCAAGAGAATTTAACTCCTAAAATAAAGTGGCCAAATGATATTTATCTAAGCAATAGAAAAGTTTCAGGAATTTTAATGGAAACTGATATAGAAGGCTCAGAAATAAAAAAATTAGTAGTTGGAATAGGTATAAATGTAAATCATAATATAGAAGATTTAAACGAGATAAAAGATATTGCAACTTCTTTATTTTTAGAAAAAGGACAAAATATAGATAGAAAAAGATTTTTTATAAGACTATTACAAAACATAGAAAAAAATTATTTCCAATTTTTGGAAAATAAATTAAATCCTATAGAAAAAGTAGAAGAAAATCTACTTTGGAAAGATGAAGAAGTAAAAATATTAGATGGAAATAAAGAGATAAAAGGAATTTTAAAAGGATTAGATAACCAAGGAGGAATAATCCTTCAAATAGGAAATAATTTAGAAAGTTTTTATTCAGGAGATTTATCTTTAAGGAAAACTTAAATTTTTCTAATATCTATAAACTCACCACTTTTAAAATTTTCTTTAATCGTAGCTAAAAGATTAAATATTTTTTCTGCGGCTTCTCTTGGAGTTTGCTTATAAGAAGATTTTAATCTTTTTACTGAAGGAAATTTTTCTTCATCTACATTTTTAAGTATATATTCAAGCATTGGAGTTAAAACAAGCCCAGGAGCTAAAGCTATAATATGAGTATTTTCCATCTCTCTTGAATAAAGTTTTAAAAGCATATTTAAAGATGCTTTAGAGATTGAATATCCTCCCCAACCTTTATTACCATTAACAGCTGCACCTGAAGAAATACCTATTATCTGATTAACTTCTTTATTTTCATTAATTAAGCAATCAAGTATTATCTTATTAGCCCAAACATTTATGTCCATAATATCTTGAATTTCATAAAGATTAGTTTTATTTATCTCTTTAATATCTCCAAGAATTCCAGCATTTAAAATCACAAGATCAAT
It encodes:
- a CDS encoding SDR family NAD(P)-dependent oxidoreductase, yielding MKNLFITGIGSGLGKAFVEVALERGYKVFALSRHLPIEFKGRIKFKYCDLKALETVYNCTKELLKDIENIDLVILNAGILGDIKEINKTNLYEIQDIMDINVWANKIILDCLINENKEVNQIIGISSGAAVNGNKGWGGYSISKASLNMLLKLYSREMENTHIIALAPGLVLTPMLEYILKNVDEEKFPSVKRLKSSYKQTPREAAEKIFNLLATIKENFKSGEFIDIRKI
- the lepA gene encoding translation elongation factor 4 → MSERLKKIRNFSIIAHVDHGKSTLADRLMEFCNAITEREKEDQLLDTLEIEKERGITIKLQAIRLNYKAKDGENYILHLIDTPGHVDFGYEVSRSLTACEGALLLIDATQGIEAQTLATFWQALNLDLEIIPVINKIDLPSADVDRIKRQIEDVLGLDPEEAILASGKAGIGIEEILEAIVKKIPHPKGDESKPLKALIFDSYYDPYRGAVAFIRVFDGEIKKGTKIRLMSTGKEFEVTEVGAQMPKMTALDSLKAGDVGYVAASIKDVKDIRVGDTITDAKNPTPEPIPGFRPAKPMVYAGLYPTGSTTFEDMRDALEKYSINDAALTYEVESSPALGLGFRCGFLGLLHMEIVQERLEREYDIELITTAPNVIYKVKLKTGEEIEVRNPSQLPDISKIQAILEPYIEADIISPSEYIGAIMQLVQEKRGIQKGFDYLDKNTAHLRYEIPMAEVLFDFHDKLKTATRGYASFDYDFIGYKEGDLVKIDIKINGEPVDALSFIVHKDKAYRVGRNIVDKMKEVIPKQLFEVRIQATIGSKVIASAKIAPLRRDVLAKCYGGDVTRKKKLLEKQKEGKKRMKQFGKVELPQEAFLSILKAD
- a CDS encoding biotin--[acetyl-CoA-carboxylase] ligase, yielding MDNIDKKIIQLTKEKTISGETLSSFFGISRTAIWKRIKKLEKLGYKFSHLKEGYKLILTSPYLLETEIKPFIKTRLIGKEYIFFEEIDSTNIYAKENNLNEGTVIVAETQTKGKGRKGRKWISTKGKGLYFSTVLKPEININQLLRFSLIFPYSVYETIKQENLTPKIKWPNDIYLSNRKVSGILMETDIEGSEIKKLVVGIGINVNHNIEDLNEIKDIATSLFLEKGQNIDRKRFFIRLLQNIEKNYFQFLENKLNPIEKVEENLLWKDEEVKILDGNKEIKGILKGLDNQGGIILQIGNNLESFYSGDLSLRKT